A window from Argopecten irradians isolate NY chromosome 3, Ai_NY, whole genome shotgun sequence encodes these proteins:
- the LOC138317195 gene encoding multiple epidermal growth factor-like domains protein 10 codes for MYYYLLECPLWNYGPACTQQCKCRRENTHYCDHVTGRCRCKPRWKGKSCLNKRKTHLSKRAATNVSNTAPAEQIVCIIGPCPGGGGITVGPISICEACNQANTASCDESSTSPCKCHSGYQGITCSESCGAWTYGSNCASNCGCIQANSDSCDSVVGTCTCSAGYVGTNCETACSAWNFGTGCTSTCSCVQANTQSCSNVNGECLCNPGYSGTVCDTACSAWMFGSGCINQCRCVQANTESCSSTVGTCTCKPGYYGTYCDSTCPNWTFGVNCAGACKCVQANAEGCDDTTGACTCKPGYIGTDCETACQNNTYGAGCSANCSCIESNTLTCSHVDGTCSCMWGFTGLICNESKARL; via the exons ATGTACTATTATCTATTAGAGTGTCCCCTGTGGAATTACGGACCTGCGTGCACACAACAATGTAAATGTAGGAGGGAAAACACTCATTACTGTGATCACGTGACCGGAAGATGTCGATGTAAACCGAGATGGAAGGGGAAATCGTGTTTAAACAAGCGAAAAACACATCTTTCAAAAC GGGCAGCAACGAATGTCTCTAACACCG CTCCAGCAGAACAAATTG TTTGCATTATTGGTCCATGCCCTGGAGGCGGCGGCATTACAGTAGGTCCAATATCAATTTGTGAAGCATGTAACCAAGCAAACACAGCGTCGTGTGACGAGTCATCAACTTCCCCCTGTAAATGTCACTCTGGATATCAGGGGATTACCTGTTCAGAAA GTTGCGGTGCTTGGACTTACGGGTCGAACTGTGCCTCTAATTGTGGCTGTATTCAGGCTAATTCGGATTCGTGTGACAGTGTAGTCGGTACCTGTACGTGCAGTGCGGGATATGTTGGGACGAATTGTGAAACTG CCTGCAGCGCCTGGAACTTTGGGACAGGCTGTACGAGTACATGCTCCTGTGTTCAGGCTAATACCCAAAGCTGCAGCAACGTAAACGGGGAATGTCTATGTAATCCAGGTTATTCTGGGACAGTCTGTGACACTG CCTGCAGTGCTTGGATGTTCGGTTCTGGATGTATCAATCAATGTCGGTGTGTACAAGCCAACACAGAAAGTTGTAGCAGTACAgttggtacatgtacttgtaaacCCGGTTATTACGGCACGTACTGTGACTCGa CTTGTCCTAATTGGACATTTGGTGTTAATTGCGCGGGTGCGTGCAAATGCGTACAAGCAAATGCAGAAGGGTGTGACGACACAACTGGTGCCTGCACGTGTAAACCGGGATACATCGGCACTGACTGTGAAACGG CTTGCCAGAACAATACGTATGGGGCAGGATGTAGCGCAAATTGCTCATGTATTGAAAGCAACACTTTGACATGCAGTCACGTGGACGGGACGTGCTCATGCATGTGGGGTTTCACTGGACTGATCTGTAATGAGAGTAAGGCTCgcttataa
- the LOC138317194 gene encoding multiple epidermal growth factor-like domains protein 10 — protein sequence MCKPGYNGTDGVKSLSPGTYGDGCASSCVCHVNNSISCDHVTGYCTCAAGYDQPDCAQVCSYLKYGDQCSLSCSCPTNAYPACNHVTGVCTCQPGYTGATCDAVCADNTFGIGCIGVCDCVASNTYSCDKGTGVCVCNSGWSGTRCDTASAFALIDSPILIGGLGFLAALVVAVIIVLILWFACRCSCRELKSRRKKDLVELSEVTMAPSPAIVVGEGPPAKTKGNKPIGKEFPKDNDGV from the exons ATGTGTAAACCGGGATATAATGGAACAGACGGTGTCAAAAG CCTGTCCCCCGGGACTTACGGAGATGGATGTGCGTCTTCGTGTGTCTGCCATGTCAATAATTCGATCTCCTGTGATCACGTGACCGGTTACTGTACCTGTGCTGCCGGATATGATCAACCTGACTGTGCTCAAG TTTGCAGTTATTTAAAGTACGGAGATCAGTGTTCACTGTCCTGTTCTTGTCCGACAAACGCCTATCCAGCGTGTAATCACGTGACCGGTGTGTGCACATGCCAGCCGGGATATACAGGCGCCACGTGCGATGCTG tttgtgCAGATAATACTTTTGGAATAGGATGCATTGGCGTCTGTGATTGCGTTGCAAGCAACACGTACAGCTGCGACAAAGGGACAGGTGTCTGTGTGTGTAACAGTGGCTGGTCAGGTACAAGGTGTGATACAG CTTCTGCGTTTGCCCTAATTGACAGTCCAATCCTGATTGGTGGATTAGGATTCCTGGCCGCATTGGTGGTTGCTGTTATCATAGTTCTGATCCTGTGGTTTGCGTGCAG ATGTTCATGTCGGGAGCTAAAATCTCGAAGAAAGAAAGACCTTGTTGAACTTTCCGAGGTAACCATGGCCCCGTCACCTGCAATAG TTGTAGGGGAAGGACCGCCGGCTAAAACTAAAGGAAATAAACCCATAGGAAAAGAGTTTCCGAAAGACAATGATGGTGTATAA